The genome window CCCGGTCCGGATGGGCCGTTGGTGGCCAGGATCTCCGTCACGTCTGCCACGCACAGGTCAGGCGACCGGACAAGGCAAAGATCGGCAATGGATTGAGCCAGGAGTTCCGGCTTGCTGTAGTACCCCTGGAATAGAGTTGTTACCACGGACCCGTCGCCGATGTGACACCGACGGCAGGTCGACGACGAGAATGCTCCCATCATGTTCTTGAGGTTCCCGGTATATCTCGTTCCTCTGTGGTCCTTGATAATCGGAACGTTGATAAAGACATCGGCCGACAATAACGCTGATGACACCGACACTTCCTTCATGGCCTTTCCGCGCACGAGTTTCATGTCCGTTCTACCGTCGGATCGCCCGATCAACGAGATCTCCCGCGAGAGCTTGCCCGAGAACGTACCCCGATTCCAATAAGCACCCGGAGTATTTTCGATAGCGATAATGCTGCCGGCTCCGGCATCAACGCACATCTTGACGACCGCAAGCGCTATGTCCGGGTTCACAGAGGTGCCCGGCCGCTCGAACACAGAATTGGTGAGCAGGGCGACCGAAGCCCCCTTGCTGACAAACTTCTTCATGCCCCCCAGTGCCTCGACGGCGATCATCGTGTTATCAAAGAACCTGTCGCCTGCAACAGCACAGAGGCTGATTGCCGGCGGGGTACCGGGCGCCATGCCGAGAAGCGGCGCTGGCAACAGAGATCCTATGAGCACTCCAGTTCCGGACACGCCGCACCGGCGGAGGAATTCACGACGGTCAATCTGGCTGTTCATGGTGACCTCCCGTTCAAGCTGATCAGGACTTGTAGGCATCGAGTATGACCCTGCCGCCTTCGGTACAGTGGACGCTCCTTTTCAAATCCCTGCCGCGTTCTCTCGCCTGTCTGACAATGTCCAGTTTCAGGCCCAGAATTCTGATATTCTTATCGACAGTATTGCGGAAGATGACTTCCGGGTCGTTATGTTCGGGTTGTGCCATATGGATGGCGTAGATCTTCTCCATCCCGGACAGCATGGGGATAAAATGATCCCCCTTGCCGCAGAAGTGGATTGCCCCGCCGCCGAATGTCGTGAGTAGCAGCTGATCGTAAGGACGGATAAACTCCTCGAACATCTCGGGGGAGAGATTCATGGCAGAATCGTCTCGCAACATGATCTGTCCTTTGTGCATCATGGACCAGTGCGTTGCATATCCGTCTCCCGGCGGGACCAGCTTGTTCCATTCGTTCAGGAATGCAATGTACGTCTGCGTGATGAAATCAAGCAGCTGATGGATAAAAACCGGTTGTTCGATCAACGCTGTGACGAGATCGCTTCCATAGAGGAGTTCACACACATCCATGGGCCCCTGCAAATCCGGATGGTAGATACTTACGTACCGCCGGATTTTCGGGTACGAATTCATCCACGAATGGTACCAGTCTGCCATCTCAAACACCCTGGCCCCTAGTCCGTTGTGCAGGTTCGGGATTCCTTTGTCCGGCAAGGAACGGAGATCGGCCTCCCCGCCTCTCATGGGCCTGGTTGTCGGCAGCGTGTTCAGCGCATCGTCCATCATGAACATTTCCGCTTCGAACAAGGAGGGGAGAATGCCCGTTCCGTAATTGCACCGGACATTGAGCAGTTGACCTGTGCCGTTTGCTATTGCATCAGAGCACAGCTTGAGCTGATGCAGGGCCATCAATTCGTAGTTTTCAAACGCTGCATTGATTGAAATGTCGGGCCAGTCTATCGTTGGCGGGATTTTCCGATCTCGTTGAGGGATGAAGATATCGGCATCACTCGCCCCATCGCAAAAGGCCTTCCATTCCGAGAGCAGGCTATCTTCAGACCTTGAATCGATCCTGGATTCCAGGTCATTCAGATACTCTTCAATCATCGTATTCTCGGCTGAGAGATAATCATCGCCAAATTTCCGTAGCCTGTGAACCGACCGGATCCATGGAGTGCCCGTCACCTAACTGGAAGTACGTCGTGATTTCTTAGACGGCGGCGCTGCTTGTTCGGTCCCTGTGAACAAGGAGCGCCGTGCCTACTATTCCGGCAATCAGGAGTCCGGTGTCCTCGAGTATCCCAAGCTTCAGTGCGGCCGAGAATCCAATGAGCGACCAGAGAAACGGTATGATTAGAACGTTCTTCGGGACTTTGAGATCCGTCCACAGCAACAGGCCGAAAGTGAAGATCGTCGTCGGGCATGGCAATCCGAACGTCGGAGCTTTCGGATAAACATGGCCAAACAGATATCCGAGGAGCGGATACAGAATCATCGCGTACAGGAGGAGCAACGCGCCGGTGAAGCCGTAGACGTTTGGCCTGAAGTGAAAGGACAAACGGCGGTACAGAGCACCGAATACGAGAAAGAGACTTCCCTGAATCGCGTTCAGAATGGCAAAGACATATGCCGCAGAATTGATGGCCGTAAAGAAAGAAAGGTGATAGGCGATGCCAATCCAGAACCACAGGAACGCAAGGATTGCGACAATAAGGCGATCTGAGAGAACGTTCTTTTCTACAGCGAGAATAATGGCTGTCAGGCCCAGAACGTTAAAAACGATTTGAAGTGGCCAGACAGCGTTGTTGTAATGTTCGAATACCAAAAGAAATTGGTCGGGAGTGAAAGGGAGATTCATGAAATTGTCCGTGTGTGGTTTACATCAGCGAGGGTAAGAGCACTCATGTGTTTATCGCCAAACGGCGAGGATGGCACCTGTGACGCTCAATGCCACCAGGTGACATCCAATGCGGATCATGAAGAGCCTGAATGGATTCTTCTCCCAGATCATTTCGCCCAGCTCCAGTGTCACGACGAAACCGATCCAGACAAGGATTCCAACAGCGATTCCTTCAACCATGGACGTGGCATTGGCGAGGTACACTATCACGGCCAACACCAGGGCTATCACCACGTGTCCGACGATACCCGCAGGAAGCCATTGGCGCGCCGGCTTCATGTCTTGTTTCGTGAGCTCCATCCATTGCTTGCCGAAGAATTCTGGCCTGAACCAGATCACGCTGATGACCATGTGAGCAAATCCGGCAACGAGAACGGCTGCAATGTTGATATTCGACAAAGCTGTGTTGAGCAGCATTTTGCACCTGGCTTTCTGGTTGTCCTACGTGTTGATTGATTCGACTGTTCTTCGGGAGCTCTGCTCCCGATGCAACATGGCTGATCGTGAGCAGAGCTCGCGAACTTCAAACGGGCCACCTCAAAAAGAGCACGTCATCCTGAGGCCGCGTTTTGCAGTGGGACAATCAACGAATGCGGCCGAAGGATCTGCATGAGGAAAATCCAATGCAAGTAAGCAAACGTGAATCAGATCCTTCGACTTCGTCCTTCGTCTCGCCCAGAATCGGGGCTCGCTCAGGACTGCGCTCAGGATGACGTTTCCTCTTTCTGTGACCGCTCGGAATATCCTTCGACTACTCCCCTTAGACTCACCGCCTTCGGCGGTTCCGTCAGGGTCGCTCAGGACTTCGCCCAGGATGACATCTGCTATTTCCATCGGCTCCATGCTCGTTGGGACGCTTATCAGCATGTGAATCGCATGGCGAAGCATCGCTTCGCCCGACAAAGCCCTACACTTTCGGTTTCCTGAGTCTGCCGGTCACCACGAGCCCCATCCACAAGATCAGGATCGCCACCATTGTAAAGAACAGCGCCCTTCGGACTAAGTACGTGTGTCCCCCCTCCGTCGGATACAAGGAATACGCCAGCTGCGGTTTGAAGAGATAGCGCTCGATATTGCCCAGCAGAAAAGTCCTGTCCGTGAAGAATCCGGCATAGATCTCCCGCACATCCTCCACGTTCGGCGGACGTCGGTACTTGATAATCGACTGCGGATTGAATTCGCTCCGGTAGAACTTGTTGCACAGATTGAAGGGGACCTTCGCCAGCGTGTCTTTTGCCGTAATGGCGGGATTCTTTTCAAACCCCCAATCCGCATAGATGGTGACAAACGTGCTGTCGAACGCGTTCAGCTGGTTCAGGTGGAAGATCTGTGCCGTGTTCAAAACCTGTCCATCCCGATCGGTGACGTAAAGCTGTCCCTGCGACAGATCGACGAACGCCCAACGGTGCTGCTCTCGGATGTACGATTCAGCCCAGGAATGGCCCGTGTAGACGATCCTGTCGTCCTGCGTGCGGGCGCCAAAGACAAACCGCGTCGGGATTCCCGCCCTGTTTGCCCAGTAGACATAGACCTGCGCGTTTTGTGTGCACCAGCCTTTGCCGGTCCCCGCTGCCATTTCGCCGAACAGGCGGTATGGATCCATCCATCGTTCGGCGTCCTTCGGCACGCCGCCTGAGCCTTTGAGTTTCTTGCGCAGGTAGGGGAAGAGCTTTTCTATGCGTGTGAGCGTTGGGTCTGTATCGCGAATGCCAAGCTGGTTGTGCACAATGCGGTCTGTTTCGGCAAGCCCTGCTTCACCGACATACTTGTAATCATCCACCCAGTCGTTGACGGATAATTGCTCGAACTGTCCGCACGGCACGTTGGACCGGACGATGTAGACGTCGTTGTGTTTCATCCCGAGCGAACCATAGAACTCTTCTCCGTAGAATTGGATGGAGATTTCGACGGGGAGCATCTCCGGGCGTGCGACAGGAATGAGCTTGTAGGTGTGCAGCGCTGCAAGCGTCGTGTCAATTACAAACGAAGGGGACATCCCGGTGGCTTTCTGTTCCTTCCCACCATCCGTAAGGACGTTCCATTCCGTGTTACTGTCGGTGCAGGCGAGGTTCAGCTGGACGCGGTTGCGCGCAACGAGCTTCCAATCGCGTATCGTCGGCACATCGAGCGGATAGTAGAGCGTGGCATACGAAGCGGGGAAGAAGGATGATTCCCACTCGCGCGTGAAAAAGACGTACAGGTTAAGCGCGAGCAACACGAAGAACAGAAGTGCAGAGCCGCGAACGAGCCATT of Ignavibacteriales bacterium contains these proteins:
- a CDS encoding DUF362 domain-containing protein produces the protein MNSQIDRREFLRRCGVSGTGVLIGSLLPAPLLGMAPGTPPAISLCAVAGDRFFDNTMIAVEALGGMKKFVSKGASVALLTNSVFERPGTSVNPDIALAVVKMCVDAGAGSIIAIENTPGAYWNRGTFSGKLSREISLIGRSDGRTDMKLVRGKAMKEVSVSSALLSADVFINVPIIKDHRGTRYTGNLKNMMGAFSSSTCRRCHIGDGSVVTTLFQGYYSKPELLAQSIADLCLVRSPDLCVADVTEILATNGPSGPGKLKTPMQVVAGTNGVAVDMYCVQHLGLDHQELPVITMAQDHALGPKSLREVTILTR
- a CDS encoding DUF6064 family protein, whose amino-acid sequence is MNLPFTPDQFLLVFEHYNNAVWPLQIVFNVLGLTAIILAVEKNVLSDRLIVAILAFLWFWIGIAYHLSFFTAINSAAYVFAILNAIQGSLFLVFGALYRRLSFHFRPNVYGFTGALLLLYAMILYPLLGYLFGHVYPKAPTFGLPCPTTIFTFGLLLWTDLKVPKNVLIIPFLWSLIGFSAALKLGILEDTGLLIAGIVGTALLVHRDRTSSAAV
- a CDS encoding DUF1761 domain-containing protein; its protein translation is MLLNTALSNINIAAVLVAGFAHMVISVIWFRPEFFGKQWMELTKQDMKPARQWLPAGIVGHVVIALVLAVIVYLANATSMVEGIAVGILVWIGFVVTLELGEMIWEKNPFRLFMIRIGCHLVALSVTGAILAVWR
- a CDS encoding transglutaminase-like domain-containing protein, whose translation is MTRRQWLVRGSALLFFVLLALNLYVFFTREWESSFFPASYATLYYPLDVPTIRDWKLVARNRVQLNLACTDSNTEWNVLTDGGKEQKATGMSPSFVIDTTLAALHTYKLIPVARPEMLPVEISIQFYGEEFYGSLGMKHNDVYIVRSNVPCGQFEQLSVNDWVDDYKYVGEAGLAETDRIVHNQLGIRDTDPTLTRIEKLFPYLRKKLKGSGGVPKDAERWMDPYRLFGEMAAGTGKGWCTQNAQVYVYWANRAGIPTRFVFGARTQDDRIVYTGHSWAESYIREQHRWAFVDLSQGQLYVTDRDGQVLNTAQIFHLNQLNAFDSTFVTIYADWGFEKNPAITAKDTLAKVPFNLCNKFYRSEFNPQSIIKYRRPPNVEDVREIYAGFFTDRTFLLGNIERYLFKPQLAYSLYPTEGGHTYLVRRALFFTMVAILILWMGLVVTGRLRKPKV